The genomic region AGCTTGGGTAACGGGGTTCATTTAGCCCTTGTTGAGCAGTGAATAAACCAGGAAGGCTGACCTCAATCTCTTCGGTATCTCCTTCTGCGTCACGTTTCGTTAGTGCTTTTCCAGATTCAATTGTTAGCTCAGTAATCGAGCCTACATGTGGAATGTCTAAAAGGTGGGCAAGACGAATACCAACTTGACCAAGCGCCATTATCAACCGAGAAGTATCCGCCTAAAATCAAATCATAGGATTGTGTCTTTAGATAGGCTGCTAGCACTTTGGAAATACTACTTTCATCTGTTCCAATGCGCTCGTCGTTGATTAATACCGCTTCATCAGCACCCATAGCAAGTGCTGTTCGCAGAGCCTCTGCACTTCTGTCGGGTCCCACTGAAACTACGTAAACGCTTCCATTTGTTTGGTCCTTAAGTTGAATGGCTTCTTCAACGGCGTATTCGTCATATGGATTGACAACAAACTGGACACCATCTTCTGAGATAGTGCCATTTTCAATTGTAATTTTCTCCTCTGTATCAAACGTCTGCTTTAACAGTACAATGATATTCATTTAACATTCTCCTTCCTGGATTAGGGTCTTACTCGTTTGCCTGTAATCCTCTGAGAAAAAACTCAACCGTTTTATCGACTTGTTTTGATAGAGAATACTTTTGACCTGAGATTAGCCAGGTTGTTACCACCTCATCCATTGCACCAAACAGCAGGAGGCGAGTCAGTTTGACGTCGAGATCTGCTCGGAACATCCCCGCTTCAATTCCTTGATTAATCACGTTTTCTAGCAGCTGAATATATGGTTTTACCACTTGCCCAATGGCAACCCGCATGTCCATATTGCTTTGTCTTAGTTCAATTTGAGTCACATATGCAAAGTCAATGTTGGCTTCGAGTTCGGTATAATGAATACGGCAAATCTCTCGAATGGCTTCTTCTGCATTAGTTATATGCTCTAGGCTCGTATGAAATTTCTCAACGAGTTCGCCAAGCTTTTCGCGAAACAAGGAGATTAAGATGTCATCCTTATTTTTAAAATAAAGATAAATCGTCCCGTCGGCTACACAGCAACCTTTGCAATCTTGGAAACTTGTGACTTGTGATAGCCATTCTCCGCAAAAACTTTTACAGCTGCGTCAAGGATTTGGTGATATTTTTCTTTTTTTCTACTTGTCATGGTTACACCTCGATGTTAAGATTCAACTAATCAATGAATGAATAGTCATTCATTTTTTATCATCTTATTCGAATTTAAGGTCGATGTCAACGAAACAGAACGCGATTTTTGTAGTCTTTTTGTGAATAGGAGGTAATATCTTGGTGATAAGGTGAAGTTCGTGGAATCTAAGATGGAGCATTTTATATCTCCATGAAAGGACTGATTCACGTGGTGTTGCAGTGGACTCAATTTTTAGCATTTCTTATTGTAAGCGGTTTCAGCTTGTATATATTCGCAATGGTCATGTATAGCCGCTATCTGAATGTGAAATTGGGGCAGCCAGTAAAATTAGAAAAGAATTTAGGCAAACGCTTTAAGACTTTTTTTGTGCAGGTGTTTGGTCAAACCAAACTAATGAAGGATCCAAAAAGTGGTATCATGCACATCGTTGTCTTTTATGGATTTATCATTCTTCAGTTTGGCGCCCTTGATATTATCGTAAAAGGGTTTGGGAGTGAGGGGTTACCAATACCCGGCTACGATGTGTTTGTTTTGACGCAAGAAGTAACTGTGTTTCTCATTTTTCTATCAGTAGGTTATGCAGCTTACAGGAGATATGGGGAGAAGCTACCTCGTCTAAAGAAAGGCTTGGAAACCGAGTATTGTGATCTTCCTCATTCTATCTCTGATGCTTTCTGTTTTGGGAACACTTGGATTTGAACGAGTGTTTCACGACATGCAGGCATCTTGGTACGCGCCACTCTCATCAGCGATTGCTGCTCCTATTCAGGGGATGGGCACAACTGTTGGCGCCATTGGGTTCTATTTTTTTTGGTGGGTACACCTATTGATTCTGTTAACCTTTTTGATTTATGTCCCGCAGTCAAAGCATTTTCATCTCATTGTTGCTCCAATTAATATCCTACTTGGTCGCACAGGCCCGGTTGGAAGGTTACAAAAGCTTGATCTTGAGGATGAGGAAGCTGAGTCATTTGGAGTTGGCAAAATTGAAGATTTCACTCAGAAACAAATGCTCGATTATTATGCCTGTGTAGAATGTGGACGTTGTACGGATGTATGTCCGGCTTCGAATACTGGAAAGCTCCTGTCTCCGATGCATTTAATCGTTAAGCTACGTGATCATTTAACAGAAAAAGGAGCAGTTACGTCAAAAACACCATGGACACCTGCTTTTGCGTTTCCACAGTCAACGACTCATAGTGTGCAAACAGGGGAACCGCGTGCAGCGGCTTATGATTGGAGTCAAGGTGCAATCACCAATATTGAGCCAACTCTACAGATGCAAAAGCAAATGTGGTCGCAGGATGGCAAGGATGTTGGAGATCTCAATCTCATTGGTGATGTGATGACCGAGGACGAAATATGGGCTTGTACAACGTGTAGAAATTGTGAGGATCAATGTCCCGTTGGAAATGAACATGTGGATAAAATTATAGACCTTAGGCGCCATCTTGTTTTGATGGAAGGTAGTGTGCCAACTGATGGACAGCGGGCGATGCAAAATATCGAACGACAAAGTAATCCATGGGGAATTAACCGAAACAGTCGGGCAGATTGGACAGAGGAGCAGGATGTGCACTATGTGCCAACGGTTAAAGAAAATCCGGACTTTGAGATTCTCTATTTTGTTGGTTCGATGGGGTCTTACGATAACCGTAGCATCAAGGTTTCGCAGGCACTTACAAGGCTAATGAATAAAGCTGGAGTTAATTTTGCGATCCTTGGAAATGAAGAAAAGAACTCTGGCGATACGCCAAGACGTATGGGAAATGAGCTGCTTTTTCAAGAGCTTTGTGCGGAGAATATATCAATCTTTGAAAAGTATAACGTGAAAAAGATAGTCACAGCTTGTCCACATACCTACAACACATTCAAAAATGAGTATCCAGACTTTGGTTTGGATGGTGTAGAAGTTTTGCATCACACAGAGTTACTTGATCAATTAATAAAAGCAAAAAGATTAGTTCCGCAATATGAACTAAAAGAACGAATTACCTATCATGATTCCTGTTATCTCGGAAGATACAACAACATCTATGACCAAGCCTAGGGATATTCTTCGAGCAATTCAAGGGGTGGATGTCATTGAAATGGAGCGAAGTCGAGAAAACGGAATGTGCTGTGGAGCTTGGAGGTGGAATGATGTGGATGGAAGAAACCGCAGGCAAGAGAGTCAACATAGCTCGCACAGAGCAGGCGCTGGCAGTGAACCCAACTGTTATCAGCAGCGCGTGTCCATTCTGTCTTACCATGCTAGCAGATGGCACAAAATCAACAGAAGCGGAAGAAGTAAAAACCAAGGATATTGCCGAGATTCTAGATCTTGCGGTGTTTGGTGATGCAAAAGAAGACTCGGCTATTCATTAATAGGAGGTTATCTCGTATGGGAAAAACGATTAAACGAGCAGCGGTCATCGGATCTGGAGTAATGGGAGCGAGTATTGCCGCACATCTTGCTAATGCGGGAATTCCAACGTTACTTTTGGATATCGTGCCAAAAGAACGAACAGAAGAGGAGAGAGCAAAGGGAATAGAAGTGAATCACCCATTATATCGAAACCGGTTAGCAACCTCTGCTATTAAAAAGTTGAAAAAGGTGAATCCGGCTCCTTTTTTTGATCCACAGTTGGCTTCCCTCATTACACCTGGAAATATTGAAGATGATCTGGCTCGAATTAAGGAAGTTGATTGGGTCATTGAGGTGGTTGTTGAGAATCTGTCAATCAAGCAACAGCTCTATCAAAAGCTAGAGCAGGTATGGGAGAAAGGCATCATCGTAAGTTCTAATACTTCTGGGATCTCGATAAATGAAATGTCTGCTAACTGTAGTCAGGAGTTTCAAGAACACTTTCTAGGCACCCACTTTTTTAATCCACCACGATACATGAAGCTGCTGGAGATTATCCCAGGTCAACATACCAATCAGGAAATACTTGAGCAAATGAAACAGTTCTGCGAACGAGATTTAGGCAAAAAGGTAGTGCGCGCCAAAGATACACCAAATTTTATTGCAAATCGCATTGGGACACACGGCATGCTTGTGACATTAAACGAGATGATTAAAGGTGGTTATACGATTGAGGAGGTAGACGCGGTCACCGGTCCAAGCGATGGGCAGGCCTAAAAGTGCAACCTTTCGCACTTTAGATCTGGTCGGAATTGATACTTTTTATTTTGTCTCCAATAATGTTCACGAAAAACTAACGGACACTTCGGAAAAGCACATTTTTAAGGTGCCGCAGTTACTTGAGGATATTGTTTCAAAAGGCTGGATTGGCGAAAAGGCAGGTCAGGGCTTTTATAAAAAAGTGAAAACCGATCAAGGAAAACAAATTTTCTCCTTAAATCTTAGGACATATGATTACGAGTTATCCACAAGACCAAAAGACGCATCACTTGAAGCGGCAAAGCTCGCAAAAGGAACACCGAAGAAACTCAAAGCACTACTTTCTGGCGGCGATAAATATTCAGAACTAGCCTGGAATGTGTTAAAGCATATGCTGATTTATTCAGCAGAAAAGGTAGGAGAGATTGCCGACTCAATTGTGGAAATAGATGAAGCAATGAAGTGGGGTTTTAACTGGGAGCTTGGTCCATTTGAAACGTGGGATGCGATTGGACTGGAACGTTCCGTCAAACGGATGGAATCAGAGGGGCTTACAGTACCTAACTGGGTGAAAGCTTGGATAGAAGAAGGCAATCAAACATTTTATAGACAAATAGAAGGAACGACTTTCTACTATGCGGATGGATCGTTGCATGAATCGGAACGAGCAACAGAAGAAATTAGCCTGTCTTCTTTAAAAGAGCAAAACAAGGTTGTGCTCTCTAACAGTGGTGCAAGCCTCATTGATCTAGGTGATGGTATTGCCTGCCTTGAGTTCCATTCGCCAAACAATGCAATCGGAGCAGATATCTTAACAATGATTCAGCAGTCCACGGAGGAAGTGCGGAACAATTTTGAGGGGCTAGTCATTGCTAACCAAGGGCGAAACTTCTGCGTGGGTGCAAATATCATGATTCTGTTGATGGAGGCTCAGGACGAGGAATGGGATGAAGTAGATCAAATCATTCGCATGTTCCAAAACACCATGTATGACCTTAAACATTTTGAAAAACCGGTCATTGCGGCACCGCATCGAATGGCACTTGGTGGAGGGGTAGAAGTTTGCCTTCCTGCTGATCAGGTTGTTGCTTCTGCTGAGACTTACTATGGATTAGTTGAGGTAGGCGTTGGTTTAATTCCTGCAGGTGGTGGTTGTAAGGAATACATGCTGCGTGTAAGTCCAGAGTCTGCCCCAGCAGATCGTGACGTGCAGACTGAAGTCAATCGTGTATTTGAAACGATTGCCACAGCAAAGGTGTCAACAAGTGCAACACATGCTAAGAAGTTAGGCTATATGCAGAAATCAGATCGATTAGTTATGAACGAAGGGCATCTCATTTATGAAGCGAAACAAGCAGCATTAAAACTAGCTCCAAATTATCTGTCTACAGCTAGGGAGAACATCCGCGTAACTGGACGAGAAGGAAAAGCGATTATGAAGCTTGGAGCGAGGCAGATGCAGATGGCGGGATTTGCGAGTGATCACGATGTCTTAATTGCCGGAAAGCTAGCCCATGTATTAGCTGGTGGAGATGTCCCATCAGGAACCTTGGTTAGTGAACAATACATGCTTGATTTGGAACGGGAAGCATTTCTCAGCTTGTGCGGGGAGCCAAAAACCCAGCAGCGCATGCAGCATATGCTCAGTAAAGGAAAACCATTACGTAATTAAGAGGAGAGGTGAAACCACTTGAGAGAAGCAGTGATTGTATCAACAGCAAGGACAGCGTCAGGCAGAGCAAAAAAAGGCAGTTTGGCCGAAACGAGGGTGGAGGATCTAGGCAAAGCCGTTCTTGAAGCTGTGATGGAACGTGCTCCTGGATTGAAAAAGGAAGACGTGGAGGATGTCATCTTAGGCTGCGCAATGCCTGAGGGAGAGCAAGGCTTAAATGTGGCTCGAATTATATCGTTGTATGCAGGTTTTCCTGTGACGACACCAGCACTAACCATTAATCGTTTCTGTTCGTCTGGTCTTCAATCCATTGCCTTTGCAGCTGAGCGAGTGATGCTTGGGCACGCAGATGTTGTGATAGCTGGTGGAGTAGAGAGTATGAGTCATGTACCAATGACCGGCTTCAAATTTTCTCCTCACCCACAAATTGCCGAAGAAATGCCAGAAGCTTATATGGGCATGGGTTTTACAGCAGAGGAAGTGGCAAGTCAGTTTGATGTGTCGCGTGAGGACCAAGACGCATTCGCTGCCAGAAGTCATCAAAAAGCCTATGAAGCGGCACACAAAGGATTGTTTAAAGACGAAATTGTGCCTGTTCATACTTCAAAGAGTGGTGTAACAGAAGAAGGCAAACGCTTGGAAGAGACGTATGTATTTGATCAGGATGAAGGAATTCGCGGAGATACAACAGGTGATATTTTATCGAAATTAAAACCTGCTTTTAAGCGAAATGGATCGGTTACGGCAGGAAATTCATCACAAATGAGTGATGGCGCAGCAGCCTGTGTGGTGATGAGTAAGGAGAAAGCGGAAGAATTAGGGTTAACCCCTCTTGCAACATTTAAGTCATTTGCTGTCGCAGGAGTTGAACCAGAGATAATGGGAGTTGGACCCATTAAGGCGATCCCTAAAGCATTAGAGATGGCAGGTATTGGTCAAAATGATGTTGATCTTTTTGAGATCAATGAGGCGTTTGCTTCTCAGTGTCTGCAGATTATTCGGGAATTAGAAATCGATGAAGATAAAGTGAATGTAAACGGTGGAGGAATTGCACTTGGTCATCCACTGGGATGTACGGGAGCAAAGTTAACAGCAACGCTTATTCATGAATTAAAACGTCGTGGTGGTGGATACGGAGTGGTGTCGATGTGTATCGGTGGTGGAATGGGAGCCGCTGGTGTGCTTGAGGTTCACGCGTAACGAACGTTATAAAACTTTGGGAGGCTGTTTAGAATGTTAAAATCAGTGACTGGTGGAAGTTTTATTATTGAGGAAGTTGATTATGCATCGGTTGTCACACCGGATCATCTAACCGATGAGCAGCGTATGATCGCTGATACCACAAGGGATTTTGTAGAAGGTGAAGTTACGCCTCATGATGAGCAGCTAGAAAAACTAGATTATGAGCTAACAGTTGATTTAATACGTAAGGCTGGTGACCTGGGCTTACTAGGGGCTGATGTACCGGAAATGTATGATGGGTTAGAGCTTGATAAAGTGAGCTCTACATTGATTAACGAACGCTTAGCCAAAGCGTCCTCCTTTGCCTTATCAGTAGGTGCACACGTAGGCATTGGTACACTTCCAATCGTTTATTTTGGCACAGAGGAGCAAAAGAAGCGTTATCTTCCTGATCTTGCCTCTGGTCGAAGAATTGCTGCCTATTGTTTAACAGAGCCATCTTCTGGTTCCGATGCTCAAGGAGCAAAAGCAAACGCCGTTTTATCAGAGGACAAAACCTATTACTCGTTATCTGGAACAAAACAGTTTATTACCAATGCTGCATTTGCGGATCTATTTATCGTCTATGCAAAGGTAGATGGAGAAAAGTTCAGTACATTTATCGTGGAACGAACGATGGACGGTGTAAGCATTGGACCAGAAGAAAAGAAAATGGGGATTAAGGGCTCATCTACATGCCCGTTGATTCTAGAAGATGTCAAAGTGCCTGTTGAAAATCTATTATGGGAGGAGGGCAAAGGTCATTTAATTGCGTTTAATATCCTGAATATTGGTCGGTTCAAACTGGCTGCAGGAAGTGTTGGCGCAGCAAAAGAAACCATTGAGCTATCAGCTGATTATGCAAATGAGCGGACTCAATTTGGTCGTCCGATTTCATCTTTTCCTCTAGTAGGTAAAAAGTTGGCGGAGATGAATATTAAAACGTATCTGCTTGAAAGTATCGTCTATCGAACAGCGGGTCTGATGGATGAGGCAATGAAGGATATTGATTTTAGCAAACCAGATGCAGGAGTTGTATCAGCCAAGGCCATTGCAGAATATGCACTAGAGTGTTCGATTAATAAGGTATTTAGTTCTGAAACGCTTGATTCAATTGCAGATGAAGGAGTTCAAATTCATGGAGGATACGGTTATATTCAAGAATACAAGGTTGAGCGTATTTACCGTGATTCACGGATTAATCGTATTTTTGAAGGAACAAATGAGATCAACCGCTTATTAATCCCAGGCACATTAATCAAACGAGCGATGAAAGGGCAATTACCACTAATGGAAAAAGCGCAAGCCCTTCAATCTGAGTTGCTATCAATGGTACCCGGCAGAACGTTTGAAGGAACACTTGAACAAGAAGCTCATCTAATTGAGATGGCGAAAAAGATGTTTCTTATGGTTGGCGGTCAGGCTGTACAGAAGTATCAGCTTGAATTAGAAAAGGAACAGGAAATCCTTAGTCATCTAGCTGATATGATGATTCAAGTGTATGCTGTTGAAAGCGCATACGCCAGAACGAAACAATTAATTGATCAAAAGGGTGAAGATAAAGCAGCCAATGCGATTGCTATGACTGAGATCGCCGTTCATGAAGCCTTTGATACGATTGAACAATTAGCTAAGGAATCGCTTGCGTCGATGGAATCAGGGGACTCACTGCGTACTCAGCTATCTGTGCTTAAAAAGCTTGGGCGGAGAACACCAATTAACCTCACATCAAGAAAACGCCAAATCGCTGAAAAAGTCGCGTATTCAAGTAAATATGTTGTGTAATCATTGTACGAAACACCAAAAAAGGGGTGTTGATAATGCAGGACAACGTCTGGTTAACCCATTATCCACAAGAAGTTCAACCAACCTACGAATACCCAAAACAGCATTTGGCACGTTTTCTAATTGATAGTGCCGAAAAATATCCAGAGCACGATGCCTTGTTTTTTCTCGGAAAAAAAATGACCTTTAAGCAGCTGTTAGATGCAACCTATCGTTTGGCAAACAGCTTACAGGATCTTGGTGTAAAAAAGGGTGATCGGGTAGCAATTATGCTACCCAATTGCCCACAAGCGGTTATTGCCTATTATGGTGCATTACTCACCGGCGCAATTGTTGTGCAGACAAATCCACTTTATACCGAAAGAGAACTGAAACATCAGCTGAATGATTCTGGCTCCATTCTGCTCATCACATTAGATATTTTATCAAAACGGGTAAATAAGGTCCTTGATCAAACGAATGTAAGGCACACGATTTTCACCTCGGTTAAGGATTATTTACCATTTCCAAAAAATATTTTGTATCCGCTTACACTAAAGAAGGATGGATTATCCACAAAGGTAGATTATTCAGCCACACAGCATTCCTTTAAACAACGCTTGGCTAATGCTCCTAGCACCCCTGTAATGGTAGAAGTTGATTCAGAGAATGACCTGGCTCTTCTTCAATATACAGGTGGGACTACTGGTGTTTCAAAGGGAGTGATGTTGACGCACTATAATTTAATCGCAAACACCCATCAAACCAAAGCATGGTCCTACCAGACCGAAGAAGGCAAGGAACGGTATCTAGCAGCTCTTCCTTTTTTTCATGTCTTTGGCATGACGGTACTAATGAACCTAGCGATGCTTCAAGCTGGCATGATCATTCTGCTGCCGAAGTTTGATGCGGAGGCCACATTAAAGGTCATTGATAAAATGAAGCCAACGGTTTTTCCGGGCGCACCAACCATGTATATTGCCTTGCTTCATCATCCGAATATTCGCCAATACGATTTATCCTCTATTAATATCTGTATCAGTGGTGCCGCGCCATTACCTGGTGAGGTACAGGAGAAGTTTGAAGCCGTTACAGGAGGCAAGTTAACAGAAGGATACGGTCTGACAGAGACATCACCTGTTACACATGCCAATAACATTTGGGGAAAAAGAAAGCTTGGCTCAATCGGCATTCCGTTTCCTGATACAGAAGCAAAGATTGTTCAATCTGAAACGGGAGATGAGTTGGATGTTGGGGAAGTCGGTGAACTAATCATCAGAGGTCCTCAGGTTATGAAAGGATATTGGAATGCCAAGGAGGAAACAACACGGACCTTAAAGGATGGTTGGTTTTATACCGGAGACATGGCACAGGTTGATGAAGAGGGTTATTTTTATATCATGGATCGAAAAAAGGACATTATTATTGCAGGTGGATTTAACATTTACCCAAGAGAGGTAGAAGAAGTTCTATTTGAGCATCCAAGCCGTGATGGATGCTGTCGTAGCTGGAATTCCAGACGAGTATAGAGGCGAGACGGTTAAAGCTTTTCTAGTGTTAAAAGAAGGTGAGAAACTAGATGAAACCGAAATCGATCGTTTTTGCCGAGATAGACTTGCAGCCTTCAAAGTACCTCGCAGTTACGAAGTGCGCGAAGCCTTACCAAAAACATTAATCGGCAAAACACTACGCCGTAAAGTTGTTGAAGAAGAGCTAGCCAAACATAAAAACGCGTGACACAAAAAGGAGTGGAGAACCATGGCAAACACATCATCAACCCAAAGAGATGTTTTTATAGAGAAAGCAACTGAGCTCGCAGAGAGGACTTTTTGGGGTCATGTTGGCTGTGAAATGATCGAATTAGAGGAGCGACAGGTGACCGTTGAGCTTGATGTGAAGTCGCATCATCTCAACCTCATTGGAATTTTGCACGGTGGCGTTCACGCCACCATGTTAGATAGTGCGATGGGAATCTTAGCAATGGCATCAAATCCCGAAGACAAAATGGTTACGACAAACCTCAATATTCATTATTTAGCCCCAACCAAAGAAGAAAAGGTAAGGGTGCAGGCCAAGATCATTCATGAATCAAACTCGATGATGACGACAGAGGGAACATTAGTAAATGAAGCAGGAGAGCTTTGCGCCTTCGCTACAGCAACCTTCAGGAGGAGCTAATTATACATCTGCCAGCTCAACTCGTAAGCGCGAGTGGGCTTTTTTTGTGGTATAAAGGATAAAAAGGAGAGAAGACATGCAGCATACACTTGAGCTATACGACGTTCCTTTTTATTCAATTAAAAGTGGACGTAAAACAATAGAAGTTCGCTTAAACGATCAAAAAATGAGAAGCATTCAACCAAATGACATACTTACATTTGTTTATCAAAAAGAAACAATCATAACAACAGTTGTGGAGCTTTTACCATACGATTCATTCCTAGACCTTTATCAGACCATTCCTTTTGTTGAAATGGATTGTGAGAATTGGACGATGCACGAGATGCTTGCAGCTACGTACAAATTCTATACAAAGAGTGAGGAAGAAAAATGGGGAGCCGTGGCTATTAGAATCACGACTGCCCTTTAATCTTCGGTTTAATCCGAAGCAACACTTGTGCAACTATCGCCAATACAGGTAATTCTATAAGCGGGCCAAAGACCAAGGCTAGCGCGATAATTGGCTTGTCTGGGAATGCTGTTATGGCAATGGCTAGGGCAACAGGCGAGTTACGGGCAATAATAGTGAAGTGTAAGCTAACAGAATCCTCGTACGACATGTTTAACCATTTACATAAAAGTTGTCCCAATCCGAAGTTTATTATGAAATAAAAGAGGATAGGTATAAGTAAGACATAGATGATTTCCAAATTAGACCAAAGATAGCTTCCTTGAGAGGCGAACATCGAAATAATAGCTAAGCATAAAAAAATGAGTTGTGCAGATGCAAAAAACGGAATCACTCTTTTCTGCAAAAGCTCCTGGTTTTTTCTAAATACAACCCTCGTAAGCTGTGCGAGGGTAAAAGGGAAAAGAAAGACAAGTAACACACTTTCAAGAATGGTAGAAAGGGCAATGGTCTCTACAGTACAGCAAAAATTAACAAATACACCGGTAGTAACAGCACTTGAAGGATGAGGTTAATTGGAAGGACAGACGCGGCGAGAGGTACATTCCCCCGAGCAATGGAGGTGAAGACCAAATACCAATCGGTGCAAGGAGTTACCATTAACATAATGAATGCAATCCATAAGGCTGGATGATCTGAAAGAAACGCCGCACCTAGACCCCAGGCAA from Alkalicoccobacillus plakortidis harbors:
- a CDS encoding PaaI family thioesterase, which translates into the protein MANTSSTQRDVFIEKATELAERTFWGHVGCEMIELEERQVTVELDVKSHHLNLIGILHGGVHATMLDSAMGILAMASNPEDKMVTTNLNIHYLAPTKEEKVRVQAKIIHESNSMMTTEGTLVNEAGELCAFATATFRRS
- a CDS encoding acetyl-CoA C-acyltransferase — encoded protein: MREAVIVSTARTASGRAKKGSLAETRVEDLGKAVLEAVMERAPGLKKEDVEDVILGCAMPEGEQGLNVARIISLYAGFPVTTPALTINRFCSSGLQSIAFAAERVMLGHADVVIAGGVESMSHVPMTGFKFSPHPQIAEEMPEAYMGMGFTAEEVASQFDVSREDQDAFAARSHQKAYEAAHKGLFKDEIVPVHTSKSGVTEEGKRLEETYVFDQDEGIRGDTTGDILSKLKPAFKRNGSVTAGNSSQMSDGAAACVVMSKEKAEELGLTPLATFKSFAVAGVEPEIMGVGPIKAIPKALEMAGIGQNDVDLFEINEAFASQCLQIIRELEIDEDKVNVNGGGIALGHPLGCTGAKLTATLIHELKRRGGGYGVVSMCIGGGMGAAGVLEVHA
- a CDS encoding acyl-CoA dehydrogenase family protein, whose product is MLKSVTGGSFIIEEVDYASVVTPDHLTDEQRMIADTTRDFVEGEVTPHDEQLEKLDYELTVDLIRKAGDLGLLGADVPEMYDGLELDKVSSTLINERLAKASSFALSVGAHVGIGTLPIVYFGTEEQKKRYLPDLASGRRIAAYCLTEPSSGSDAQGAKANAVLSEDKTYYSLSGTKQFITNAAFADLFIVYAKVDGEKFSTFIVERTMDGVSIGPEEKKMGIKGSSTCPLILEDVKVPVENLLWEEGKGHLIAFNILNIGRFKLAAGSVGAAKETIELSADYANERTQFGRPISSFPLVGKKLAEMNIKTYLLESIVYRTAGLMDEAMKDIDFSKPDAGVVSAKAIAEYALECSINKVFSSETLDSIADEGVQIHGGYGYIQEYKVERIYRDSRINRIFEGTNEINRLLIPGTLIKRAMKGQLPLMEKAQALQSELLSMVPGRTFEGTLEQEAHLIEMAKKMFLMVGGQAVQKYQLELEKEQEILSHLADMMIQVYAVESAYARTKQLIDQKGEDKAANAIAMTEIAVHEAFDTIEQLAKESLASMESGDSLRTQLSVLKKLGRRTPINLTSRKRQIAEKVAYSSKYVV
- a CDS encoding ASCH domain-containing protein translates to MQHTLELYDVPFYSIKSGRKTIEVRLNDQKMRSIQPNDILTFVYQKETIITTVVELLPYDSFLDLYQTIPFVEMDCENWTMHEMLAATYKFYTKSEEEKWGAVAIRITTAL